The following coding sequences lie in one Mesorhizobium sp. NZP2298 genomic window:
- a CDS encoding septal ring lytic transglycosylase RlpA family protein, with the protein MKNLNQTALVAVTIAAGLMVGASATSATAAAGQCGRASWYALHSKTASGERMNPSAMTAAHRTLPFGTKLRVTNQNNGKSVIVRINDRGPFIRGRVLDLSKGAAGQLGFIGSGHTSVCMARV; encoded by the coding sequence ATGAAGAACCTAAACCAGACCGCGCTTGTCGCGGTAACGATCGCTGCTGGCCTGATGGTCGGCGCTTCCGCCACTTCGGCAACCGCCGCCGCCGGCCAGTGCGGCCGCGCTTCGTGGTACGCGCTGCACTCGAAAACCGCATCGGGCGAGCGCATGAACCCTTCGGCGATGACCGCCGCCCACCGCACCTTGCCTTTCGGCACCAAATTGCGGGTCACCAACCAGAACAATGGCAAAAGCGTCATCGTGCGCATCAACGATCGCGGCCCGTTCATTCGCGGACGCGTGCTCGACCTGTCGAAGGGTGCCGCCGGCCAGCTCGGCTTCATCGGTTCCGGCCATACCTCGGTCTGCATGGCACGCGTTTGA